One Streptomyces sp. NBC_00554 DNA segment encodes these proteins:
- a CDS encoding MFS transporter: MASTVTSRPGYGQLLRTRGAWTFLLPGFAARQPFAMLTISIVLLVQHTTGSYGTAGAVAAVTGVSMALFAPFTGRLADRLGQRAVLLPGVLVHTLSGLSLTALALADAPLWVLFVAAVPTGASVPQIGPMVRARWGVKLQGSPLMTTAAAFESVTDELTFVFGPLVATALCTTVDPAAGLLTEAALTLVGGLLFAAQKSTQPAVAFDGHARVEHVSALRVPGVRVLIVAFLGIGSVFGGMQVSLAAFSESIGEPGLNGVLYGVFAAGNMLSGVAFGAIAWKVAPQRRLVLGYAALALTASGLWAAHSVIVLAGIGLLVGMCIAPALITGYTLVESLVPAGARTEAFTWLTGAVALGQAAAVTVSGQLEDRFWDGAGFLVPMAGTALALATLVGLRSRLATRPASRTVARGVGHRVPVAVD; encoded by the coding sequence GTGGCATCCACGGTCACCTCCCGCCCCGGGTACGGGCAGCTGCTGCGCACGCGCGGCGCCTGGACGTTCCTGCTCCCCGGCTTCGCCGCACGCCAGCCGTTCGCGATGCTGACCATCTCCATCGTGCTGCTCGTGCAGCACACCACCGGCTCGTACGGAACCGCCGGCGCCGTCGCCGCCGTGACCGGTGTCTCCATGGCACTGTTCGCGCCCTTCACGGGGCGCCTCGCCGACCGGCTCGGGCAGCGGGCGGTACTGCTCCCCGGCGTCCTGGTGCACACCCTGTCGGGCCTCTCCCTGACCGCGCTCGCGCTGGCGGACGCCCCCTTGTGGGTCCTCTTCGTCGCCGCCGTGCCGACCGGCGCCTCGGTTCCCCAGATCGGTCCGATGGTGCGCGCCCGCTGGGGCGTCAAGCTCCAGGGGTCGCCGCTGATGACCACCGCGGCGGCCTTCGAGTCCGTCACCGACGAGCTGACCTTCGTGTTCGGCCCGCTCGTGGCGACCGCACTGTGCACGACCGTGGACCCGGCCGCCGGCCTGCTGACCGAGGCCGCGCTGACGCTGGTCGGCGGTCTCCTGTTCGCCGCGCAGAAGAGCACCCAGCCCGCTGTCGCTTTTGACGGGCACGCGCGCGTGGAGCACGTTTCGGCACTGCGCGTCCCCGGTGTGCGCGTTCTGATCGTGGCCTTCCTGGGAATCGGTTCCGTCTTCGGCGGCATGCAGGTCTCCCTCGCCGCGTTCAGCGAATCGATCGGCGAGCCCGGCCTGAACGGTGTCCTGTACGGCGTCTTCGCCGCGGGCAACATGCTCTCCGGCGTCGCCTTCGGCGCCATCGCCTGGAAGGTGGCCCCGCAGCGACGGCTCGTCCTCGGGTACGCGGCCCTGGCGCTCACCGCCTCCGGGCTCTGGGCCGCCCACTCCGTGATCGTGCTCGCCGGGATCGGCCTCCTGGTCGGCATGTGCATCGCTCCGGCCCTGATCACCGGCTACACACTGGTCGAGAGTCTGGTGCCCGCCGGCGCCCGCACCGAGGCCTTCACCTGGCTCACCGGCGCCGTCGCGCTCGGTCAGGCGGCGGCCGTCACGGTCTCCGGACAACTCGAGGATCGCTTCTGGGACGGCGCCGGTTTCCTGGTGCCGATGGCCGGTACGGCACTGGCTCTGGCGACGCTGGTAGGCCTGCGATCACGATTGGCGACGCGGCCCGCGAGCCGCACCGTCGCACGTGGCGTGGGTCACCGAGTGCCGGTGGCGGTGGACTGA
- a CDS encoding potassium/proton antiporter, with protein MTGLTRKERPLTVHHLNQLLLVCSLVLLVAVAAVRISSRSGLPTLLVYLGIGVAMGQDGIGDVHFNNAELTQVIGYAALVVILAEGGLGTKWKEIKPALPAATSLALVGVAVSVGVTATAAHYLIGLEWRQALIIGAVVSSTDAAAVFSVLRKLPLPARVTGVLEAESGFNDAPVVILVVAFSTAGPVEHWYALLGEIGLELAIGAAIGIAVGFLGSYGLRHVALPASGLYPIAVMAIAVVAYAAGALAHGSGFLAVYLASMLLGNAKLPHWPATRGFAEGLGWIAQIGMFVLLGLLVTPHEMGDDIWPALVIGLVLTMVARPLSVVLSLLPFRIPWQEQTLMSWAGLRGAVPIILATIPMVSGIEESRRIFNIVFVLVVVYTLIQGPTLPWLARKLRLGESGEAADLGIESAPLERLRGHLLSVAIPKGSRMHGVEVGELRLPAGAAVTLVVRDGKSFVPLPTTVLRRGDELLVVATDPVRDAAERRLRAVGQGGKLAGWLGPEGEGHNH; from the coding sequence GTGACCGGATTGACGAGGAAGGAACGGCCGCTGACTGTCCACCACCTCAACCAACTCCTGCTCGTGTGCTCGCTCGTTCTGCTCGTCGCGGTGGCAGCGGTTCGGATCTCTTCGCGCAGCGGGCTCCCCACCCTGCTCGTCTACCTGGGCATCGGCGTCGCGATGGGCCAGGACGGGATCGGCGACGTCCACTTCAACAATGCCGAATTGACCCAGGTCATCGGGTACGCGGCCCTGGTCGTGATCCTGGCCGAGGGCGGCCTCGGCACGAAGTGGAAAGAGATCAAGCCCGCCCTTCCGGCCGCCACCTCGCTGGCACTGGTCGGCGTCGCGGTGAGCGTCGGAGTGACGGCCACAGCCGCTCACTATCTGATCGGGCTGGAGTGGCGGCAGGCGCTCATCATCGGGGCGGTGGTGTCCTCGACGGATGCGGCGGCGGTCTTCTCGGTCCTGCGGAAACTGCCCCTCCCCGCGCGCGTGACGGGCGTTCTGGAAGCCGAGTCGGGGTTCAACGACGCTCCGGTGGTCATCCTCGTCGTCGCGTTCTCCACGGCGGGCCCGGTGGAGCACTGGTACGCGCTGCTGGGCGAGATAGGCCTGGAGCTGGCCATCGGCGCGGCCATCGGCATCGCGGTGGGCTTCCTCGGCTCGTACGGGCTGCGGCATGTGGCGCTGCCCGCCTCCGGTCTCTATCCGATCGCCGTGATGGCGATCGCGGTCGTGGCGTACGCCGCCGGCGCGCTCGCCCACGGCAGCGGCTTCCTCGCCGTGTACCTCGCGTCGATGCTGCTGGGCAACGCGAAGTTGCCGCACTGGCCCGCCACGCGCGGTTTCGCCGAAGGGCTCGGCTGGATCGCCCAGATCGGCATGTTCGTGCTGCTCGGCCTGCTGGTCACGCCGCACGAGATGGGCGACGACATCTGGCCCGCGCTCGTCATAGGCCTGGTTCTCACCATGGTGGCGCGGCCGCTCAGCGTCGTGCTGAGCCTGCTGCCGTTCCGCATACCGTGGCAGGAACAGACGCTGATGTCCTGGGCCGGACTGCGCGGCGCCGTGCCCATCATCCTGGCGACCATCCCGATGGTGAGCGGCATCGAGGAAAGCCGCCGCATCTTCAACATCGTCTTCGTACTGGTCGTCGTCTACACGCTCATCCAGGGCCCCACACTGCCCTGGCTGGCCCGCAAGCTGCGGCTGGGCGAGTCCGGCGAGGCCGCCGACCTCGGCATCGAATCAGCCCCCCTGGAGCGGCTGCGCGGCCATCTGCTGTCCGTCGCGATCCCGAAGGGTTCGCGCATGCACGGCGTCGAGGTGGGCGAGCTGCGCCTGCCGGCGGGCGCTGCCGTCACCCTCGTCGTACGCGACGGGAAGTCCTTCGTACCGCTGCCCACGACCGTGCTGCGGCGCGGCGACGAGCTCCTCGTGGTGGCCACCGATCCCGTCCGGGACGCGGCCGAGAGGCGACTGCGCGCGGTGGGCCAGGGCGGCAAGCTGGCCGGCTGGCTGGGACCGGAAGGCGAAGGTCACAACCATTGA
- a CDS encoding penicillin acylase family protein: MPPNTTASSGQKPGKSGRKKGRKARLFLIVLVLAIIGGVAFGGFWTVSTVRASFPQTTGEIKLDGLSGPVDVKRDSYGIPQIYASSDEDLFMAQGFVQAQDRFYEMDVRRHMTSGRLSEMFGSGTVDDDEFLRTLGWDRVAKEEYDTKLSDSTKKYLQAYAKGVNAYLKGKDGKDISLEYAALGFENDYKPQEWTPVDSVAWLKAMAWDLRGNMDDEIDRSLMTSRLGPQQIADLYPEYPYSRNQTIVQEGEYDSATQSYVQGGSSTTTDSAGTGLAGDTTAPAGLESQLSGLYDVLDDLPTAVGVNGNGIGSNSWVVDGDHTITGEPLLANDPHLSPSLPSVWYQMGLHCTTVSATCQYDVSGYTFAGMPGVIIGHNQDIAWGMTNSGVDVTDLYLEKLTGDGYQVDGKVKPFTTRKETIKVAGGDSKTIVVRETDNGPLVSDRNDELVKVGEKATVDSAAPDRGDGYGISLRWTALDPGNSMDAVFELDKASDWTEFRNASASFDVPSQNLIYADTKGNIGYQLPGKIPTRGEGDGSLPAPGWDSKYNWTGYIKQAELPYEYNPDRGYIVTANQAVVDKDKYPYTLTTDWGYGTRSQRITDLIESKIKDGGKISTEDMRQMQLDNSSEIAKLLVPKLLKIDVDDPDVREAQKLLEGWDYTQDADSAAAAYFNSVWRNILKLAFGNKLPKELRVEGQCLNVAPVDTTGPADEDQTVRECGQRAADKAQPDGGDRWFEVVRNIIDDEDSDWWKSPKTRLDKATDTRDELFGRALKDARWELTAKLGKDIDTWNWGRLHRLFLKNQTLGTEGPAYLQYMLNRGPWKLSGGEATVNATGWNAAGGYGVVWVPSMRMVVNLGDLDKSKWINLTGASGHAYSAHYTDQTDIWAEGQLLDWSFSKEAVEKGTSDTLVLKP, from the coding sequence ATGCCCCCCAACACCACCGCCTCTTCCGGCCAAAAGCCCGGCAAGTCCGGCAGGAAGAAGGGGCGCAAAGCCCGACTGTTCTTGATCGTCCTGGTTTTGGCCATCATCGGCGGCGTCGCCTTCGGCGGGTTCTGGACCGTCAGCACAGTGCGCGCTTCCTTCCCGCAAACCACGGGCGAGATCAAGCTCGACGGCCTGTCAGGACCCGTGGACGTCAAGCGGGACAGCTACGGAATCCCGCAGATCTACGCCTCGTCCGACGAGGACCTCTTCATGGCGCAGGGCTTCGTCCAGGCGCAGGACCGGTTCTACGAGATGGACGTACGCCGTCACATGACCTCGGGCAGGCTGTCCGAGATGTTCGGCTCCGGGACGGTCGATGACGACGAGTTCCTGCGCACCCTGGGCTGGGACCGGGTCGCGAAGGAGGAGTACGACACCAAACTGTCGGACTCCACGAAGAAGTACCTCCAGGCCTACGCCAAGGGAGTCAACGCCTACCTGAAGGGCAAGGACGGCAAGGACATCTCCCTGGAGTACGCGGCCCTCGGCTTCGAGAACGACTACAAGCCCCAGGAGTGGACCCCGGTCGACTCGGTGGCCTGGCTCAAGGCGATGGCCTGGGACCTGCGCGGCAACATGGACGACGAGATCGACCGCTCCCTGATGACGAGCCGCCTGGGCCCGCAGCAGATCGCGGACCTGTACCCGGAGTACCCGTACAGCCGGAACCAGACGATCGTCCAGGAGGGCGAGTACGACAGCGCCACCCAGTCGTACGTCCAGGGCGGCAGCAGCACCACGACGGACTCCGCGGGCACCGGGCTCGCGGGCGACACCACGGCTCCCGCCGGCCTGGAGAGCCAGCTGTCGGGGCTCTACGACGTCCTCGACGACCTGCCGACGGCCGTCGGAGTGAACGGCAACGGCATCGGCTCCAACTCCTGGGTCGTCGACGGCGACCACACCATCACCGGCGAACCGCTGCTGGCCAACGACCCGCACCTGTCGCCCTCGCTGCCCTCGGTCTGGTACCAGATGGGCCTGCACTGCACCACCGTCTCCGCCACCTGCCAGTACGACGTCTCCGGCTACACGTTTGCCGGCATGCCCGGTGTGATCATCGGCCACAACCAGGACATCGCCTGGGGCATGACCAACTCCGGCGTCGACGTCACCGACCTCTACCTGGAGAAGCTCACCGGCGACGGCTACCAGGTCGACGGCAAGGTGAAGCCCTTCACGACCCGCAAGGAGACCATCAAGGTCGCGGGCGGCGACTCCAAGACGATCGTCGTCCGGGAGACCGACAACGGGCCCCTGGTGTCCGACCGCAACGACGAACTCGTCAAGGTCGGCGAGAAGGCCACCGTCGACTCCGCGGCGCCCGACCGCGGCGACGGCTACGGCATCTCGCTGCGCTGGACCGCGCTGGATCCGGGCAACTCCATGGACGCCGTCTTCGAGTTGGACAAGGCCTCCGACTGGACCGAGTTCCGCAACGCGTCCGCGTCCTTCGACGTGCCCTCGCAGAACCTGATCTACGCCGACACCAAGGGCAACATCGGCTACCAGCTGCCCGGCAAGATCCCCACGCGCGGCGAGGGCGACGGCTCGCTCCCGGCGCCCGGCTGGGACTCCAAGTACAACTGGACCGGCTACATCAAGCAGGCCGAGCTGCCCTACGAGTACAACCCGGACCGCGGCTACATCGTGACCGCCAACCAGGCTGTCGTCGACAAGGACAAGTACCCCTACACGCTCACCACGGACTGGGGCTACGGAACGCGCAGTCAGCGGATCACCGACCTGATCGAGTCGAAGATCAAGGACGGCGGCAAGATCTCGACCGAGGACATGCGCCAGATGCAGCTCGACAACAGCAGCGAGATCGCCAAGCTGCTGGTGCCCAAACTGCTCAAGATCGACGTCGACGACCCTGACGTCCGCGAGGCGCAGAAGCTCCTGGAGGGCTGGGACTACACCCAGGACGCCGACTCCGCCGCCGCCGCCTACTTCAACTCGGTCTGGCGCAACATCCTCAAGCTCGCATTCGGCAACAAGCTGCCCAAGGAGCTGCGCGTCGAGGGCCAGTGCCTGAACGTGGCCCCGGTCGACACCACCGGTCCCGCCGACGAGGACCAGACGGTCCGCGAGTGCGGCCAGCGCGCCGCGGACAAGGCGCAGCCGGACGGCGGCGACCGCTGGTTCGAGGTGGTCCGCAACATCATCGACGACGAGGACAGCGACTGGTGGAAGTCGCCCAAGACGCGCCTCGACAAGGCGACCGACACCCGTGACGAGCTGTTCGGGCGGGCTCTGAAGGACGCCCGCTGGGAGCTGACCGCCAAGCTCGGCAAGGACATCGACACCTGGAACTGGGGCCGGCTGCACCGCCTGTTCCTGAAGAACCAGACCCTGGGCACCGAAGGCCCCGCCTACCTGCAGTACATGCTCAACCGCGGCCCCTGGAAGCTCAGCGGCGGCGAGGCGACGGTCAACGCGACCGGCTGGAACGCGGCGGGCGGCTACGGCGTGGTCTGGGTGCCGTCCATGCGGATGGTGGTCAACCTCGGGGACCTCGACAAGTCCAAGTGGATCAACCTCACCGGCGCCTCCGGGCACGCCTACAGCGCCCACTACACCGACCAGACGGACATCTGGGCCGAGGGCCAACTGCTGGACTGGTCCTTCTCGAAGGAAGCGGTCGAGAAGGGGACGAGCGACACACTGGTCCTGAAACCGTGA
- a CDS encoding 5-formyltetrahydrofolate cyclo-ligase, with the protein MSHVGSESEPDKRTLRREFLTVRNGLTADDVRETTAALAARALELPELAHARTVAAYVSVGSEPGTLALLDALHARGVRVLLPVLLADNDLDWGAYAGVSSLARVQHGGKMALLEPAGERLGPAAVQEADAVLLPGLAVDARGMRLGRGGGSYDRVLARLERAGADPALVVLLYDSEVVERVPEEPHDRPVHAVVTPSGVRRFR; encoded by the coding sequence GTGAGTCACGTTGGGTCCGAGTCAGAGCCTGACAAGAGAACGTTGCGGCGAGAATTCCTCACGGTGAGAAACGGGTTGACAGCCGATGACGTGCGGGAGACAACCGCAGCTCTCGCCGCCCGCGCCCTGGAACTGCCCGAGCTGGCGCACGCGCGCACAGTGGCGGCGTACGTCTCGGTGGGGAGCGAGCCCGGCACCCTCGCACTCCTGGACGCGCTCCACGCGCGGGGCGTGCGCGTGCTGCTGCCGGTGCTGCTGGCGGACAACGACCTGGACTGGGGGGCGTACGCCGGAGTGAGCTCCCTCGCGCGGGTCCAACACGGCGGAAAGATGGCCCTCTTGGAGCCGGCGGGCGAGCGGCTGGGGCCCGCGGCCGTCCAGGAGGCCGACGCGGTCCTGCTGCCCGGTCTCGCCGTCGACGCGCGCGGAATGCGCCTGGGGCGCGGCGGGGGCTCGTACGACCGCGTGCTGGCCCGTCTGGAGCGCGCGGGGGCCGATCCCGCGCTGGTGGTGCTGCTGTACGACTCCGAGGTCGTCGAGCGGGTCCCCGAGGAGCCGCACGACCGGCCCGTCCACGCGGTGGTGACCCCGTCGGGCGTACGTCGCTTCCGCTGA
- the galU gene encoding UTP--glucose-1-phosphate uridylyltransferase GalU: MTESHPRISKAVIPAAGLGTRFLPATKATPKEMLPVVDKPAIQYVVEEAAAAGLDDVLMITGRNKRPLEDHFDRNYELESALQKKGDADRLARVQESSDLATMHYVRQGDPKGLGHAVLCAAPHVGHEPFAVLLGDDLIDPRDPLLSRMVEVQEQHGGSVIALMEVAPEQIHLYGCAAVESTDESDLVKVTGLVEKPDPADAPSNYAIIGRYVLDPHVFDILRKTEPGRGGEIQLTDALQQLATDEKVGGPVHGVVFRGRRYDTGDRGDYLRAIVRLACEREDLGPDFRTWLRSYVAEEM, encoded by the coding sequence ATGACTGAGTCGCACCCCAGGATCAGCAAGGCTGTCATCCCTGCAGCAGGCCTCGGTACCCGGTTCCTGCCGGCGACCAAAGCCACTCCCAAGGAGATGCTGCCGGTCGTCGACAAGCCGGCGATCCAGTACGTGGTCGAAGAGGCCGCGGCCGCGGGTCTTGACGACGTCCTGATGATCACCGGCCGCAACAAGCGCCCCCTCGAGGACCACTTCGACCGCAACTACGAGCTCGAATCGGCCCTCCAGAAGAAGGGCGACGCCGACCGGCTCGCCAGGGTCCAGGAGTCCAGCGACCTCGCCACCATGCACTACGTGCGCCAGGGCGACCCCAAGGGACTCGGCCACGCAGTCCTGTGCGCGGCCCCGCACGTCGGCCACGAGCCCTTCGCGGTGCTCCTCGGAGACGACCTGATCGACCCGCGCGACCCCCTGCTCTCGCGCATGGTCGAGGTCCAGGAGCAGCACGGCGGCAGCGTCATCGCGCTCATGGAGGTCGCACCCGAGCAGATCCACCTCTACGGGTGTGCCGCCGTCGAGTCCACCGACGAAAGCGACCTGGTGAAGGTGACGGGCCTGGTCGAGAAGCCGGACCCGGCGGACGCGCCCAGCAACTACGCCATCATCGGGCGTTACGTCCTCGACCCGCACGTCTTCGACATACTGCGCAAGACCGAGCCGGGCCGCGGCGGCGAGATCCAGCTCACCGACGCCCTCCAGCAGCTCGCCACGGACGAGAAGGTCGGCGGCCCCGTGCACGGCGTCGTCTTCCGGGGCCGCCGCTATGACACCGGTGACCGCGGCGACTACCTGCGTGCCATTGTCAGACTCGCATGCGAACGTGAAGACCTGGGCCCGGACTTCCGGACCTGGCTTCGCAGTTACGTAGCCGAGGAGATGTAG
- the glp gene encoding gephyrin-like molybdotransferase Glp, which produces MSTAATRVTGQDHLWSVTEHLEDILATVRPLEPIELQLLDAQGCVLVEDVTVPVSLPPFHNSSMDGYAVRVADVAGASEEFPAALTVVGDVAAGQAELLHVGPGQAARIMTGAPMPPGAEAVVPVEWTDGGLGEGPVSGMRAHSADPEGAFGQVQVHRPAEARAHVRAKGSDVRAGDRALDAGTVLGPPQIGLLAAIGRGTVRVRPRPRVVVMSTGSELVQPDEELGPGQIYDSNSFALCAAARDAGAIAYRVGAVADDAETLRATIEDQLIRADLVVTTGGVSVGAYDVVKEALSSVGDEDEEGSGIEFRKLAMQPGKPQGFGTIGPDHTPLLALPGNPVSSYVSFELFVRPAVRTLMGLTDVHRPTVRAALATDKALTSPAGRRQFLRGKYADGRVTPVGGAGSHLVAALAHADALIVVPENDTSVEPGTEVDVVLLG; this is translated from the coding sequence TTGAGCACCGCCGCGACCCGCGTCACCGGCCAGGACCACCTCTGGTCGGTGACCGAGCACCTGGAGGACATCCTCGCGACCGTTCGCCCCCTCGAACCCATCGAGCTGCAGCTCCTCGACGCCCAGGGCTGCGTCCTGGTCGAGGACGTGACGGTGCCGGTCTCCCTGCCGCCGTTCCACAACAGCTCGATGGACGGGTACGCGGTGCGGGTCGCGGATGTCGCGGGCGCGAGCGAGGAGTTCCCGGCCGCTCTGACGGTCGTCGGCGATGTCGCGGCGGGCCAGGCCGAGCTGCTCCACGTGGGCCCCGGCCAGGCCGCCCGCATCATGACGGGCGCCCCGATGCCTCCCGGCGCCGAGGCCGTCGTCCCCGTGGAGTGGACCGACGGCGGCCTCGGCGAGGGCCCGGTCTCGGGGATGCGCGCCCACAGCGCGGACCCCGAGGGGGCCTTCGGACAGGTGCAGGTCCACCGCCCGGCCGAGGCACGCGCGCATGTGCGCGCGAAAGGCAGCGATGTGAGGGCCGGCGACCGCGCTCTCGACGCGGGCACGGTCCTCGGCCCGCCGCAGATCGGCCTGCTCGCCGCGATCGGCCGCGGCACCGTACGGGTGCGCCCGCGCCCGCGCGTGGTCGTCATGTCCACCGGCAGTGAACTCGTCCAGCCCGACGAGGAGTTGGGCCCCGGCCAGATCTACGACTCCAACAGCTTCGCCCTCTGCGCCGCCGCTCGCGACGCCGGAGCCATCGCCTACCGGGTGGGCGCGGTCGCCGACGACGCCGAGACCCTCCGCGCCACCATCGAGGACCAGCTCATCCGAGCGGACCTGGTGGTCACCACGGGCGGGGTGAGCGTCGGCGCGTACGACGTCGTCAAGGAAGCCCTCTCCTCCGTCGGAGACGAGGACGAGGAGGGCAGCGGCATCGAGTTCCGAAAGCTCGCCATGCAGCCCGGCAAACCCCAGGGCTTCGGCACCATCGGCCCCGACCACACCCCGCTGCTCGCCCTCCCGGGCAACCCCGTCTCCTCGTACGTCTCCTTCGAGCTCTTCGTACGCCCCGCGGTCCGCACCCTGATGGGCCTGACGGACGTCCACCGCCCGACCGTCCGGGCAGCGCTCGCGACCGACAAGGCACTGACCTCGCCCGCGGGACGCCGGCAGTTCCTGCGCGGGAAGTACGCCGACGGCCGGGTGACGCCCGTCGGCGGCGCCGGATCCCACCTGGTCGCGGCCCTCGCACACGCCGACGCACTCATCGTCGTCCCCGAGAACGACACCTCGGTCGAGCCCGGCACCGAGGTCGACGTGGTCCTGCTCGGCTGA
- the moaC gene encoding cyclic pyranopterin monophosphate synthase MoaC, with amino-acid sequence MTVPARGETPGPHVQDRLTHIDEAGAARMVDVSGKDVTARTARASGRVLVSPRVIELLRGEGVPKGDALATARIAGIMGAKRTPDLIPLCHPLSVSGVKLDLSVTDDAVEILATVKTTDRTGVEMEALTAVTVAALTVIDMVKAVDKGAVITDVRVEEKTGGKSGHWSRA; translated from the coding sequence ATGACAGTTCCAGCCCGGGGGGAGACCCCCGGACCCCATGTACAGGACCGGCTGACGCACATCGACGAGGCGGGCGCCGCCCGCATGGTCGACGTGTCAGGCAAGGACGTGACCGCGCGCACCGCCCGTGCCAGCGGCCGCGTCCTGGTCTCACCGCGTGTGATCGAGCTGCTGCGCGGCGAGGGCGTCCCCAAGGGCGACGCCCTCGCGACCGCGCGCATCGCGGGCATCATGGGCGCCAAGCGCACGCCGGACCTGATCCCGCTGTGCCACCCGTTGTCGGTGTCGGGTGTCAAGCTTGATCTGTCGGTCACGGACGACGCCGTCGAGATCCTCGCCACCGTGAAGACCACGGACCGTACGGGCGTCGAGATGGAAGCCCTCACCGCGGTCACCGTGGCGGCCCTCACCGTGATCGACATGGTCAAGGCGGTCGACAAGGGAGCGGTCATCACGGACGTACGCGTGGAGGAGAAGACGGGCGGAAAGTCGGGCCACTGGAGTCGGGCATGA
- a CDS encoding molybdenum cofactor biosynthesis protein B: protein MTGPSYRALVVTASNRAAAGVYEDKGGPLIAAGLTSYGFEVDGPRVVPDGDPVEVALRAGVDAGYDVIVTTGGTGISPTDRTPEATRRVLDHEVPGIPEAIRAFGREKVPTAALSRGLAGVAGRTLIVNLPGSSGGVKDGLAVLEPLLTHAVDQIRGGDHPRPSDTGGVS, encoded by the coding sequence ATGACGGGACCGTCGTACCGTGCCCTTGTGGTCACCGCCTCCAACCGGGCCGCCGCGGGGGTCTACGAGGACAAGGGCGGACCCCTGATCGCCGCGGGGCTGACCTCGTACGGCTTCGAGGTGGACGGTCCCCGGGTGGTGCCCGACGGTGACCCGGTCGAGGTTGCGCTGCGTGCCGGTGTCGATGCCGGGTACGACGTCATCGTCACCACCGGCGGCACCGGGATCTCGCCCACCGACAGGACCCCGGAGGCCACGCGTCGTGTTCTCGATCACGAGGTGCCGGGCATTCCCGAGGCCATCAGGGCGTTCGGAAGAGAGAAGGTTCCGACGGCGGCGTTGTCCCGGGGGCTCGCCGGAGTCGCGGGACGGACACTGATCGTCAACCTGCCCGGTTCCTCCGGCGGGGTGAAGGACGGACTGGCCGTTCTGGAGCCTCTGCTGACTCACGCCGTCGACCAGATCCGCGGCGGCGACCACCCCAGACCCAGCGACACCGGGGGTGTGAGCTGA
- a CDS encoding GNAT family N-acetyltransferase, with translation MNSPSWPVELVDGDVVLRPIKVRDQRVWREVNRRNRDWLRPWEATIPPPTPSGPIAHRPTYRQMVRHLRAEANAGRMLPFVIEYQGRLVGQLTVAGITWGSMCSGHIGYWVDQSVAGRGVMPTAVALVTDHCFRTVGLHRIEVCIRPENGPSRRVVEKLGFREEGLRPRYLHIDGAWRDHLVFALTAEEVPEGLLGRWQRARAERARSEQARLDQTRPGQMGHEQVRPGQTGAQNPSKPGNASK, from the coding sequence CTGAACAGCCCATCCTGGCCCGTCGAGCTGGTGGACGGCGATGTCGTCCTCCGGCCGATAAAGGTGCGCGACCAGCGGGTCTGGCGCGAGGTCAACCGGCGCAACCGGGACTGGCTGCGGCCCTGGGAGGCGACCATCCCGCCGCCCACGCCCAGTGGTCCGATCGCGCACCGGCCGACCTACCGTCAGATGGTCAGGCACCTGCGCGCCGAGGCCAACGCGGGCCGAATGCTGCCCTTCGTCATCGAATACCAGGGGCGGCTCGTCGGGCAGCTGACGGTCGCCGGGATCACCTGGGGCTCGATGTGCTCCGGGCACATCGGCTACTGGGTGGACCAGTCGGTGGCGGGGCGCGGAGTGATGCCGACGGCCGTGGCGCTCGTGACCGACCACTGCTTCCGGACCGTCGGACTGCACCGCATCGAAGTCTGTATTCGCCCCGAGAACGGGCCCAGTCGCAGGGTCGTGGAGAAACTCGGATTCCGCGAGGAAGGACTTCGTCCACGTTATCTTCACATCGACGGAGCCTGGCGCGACCATCTTGTCTTCGCACTCACCGCCGAAGAGGTACCGGAGGGGTTGCTCGGGCGCTGGCAACGGGCGCGCGCGGAGCGGGCGCGCTCCGAACAGGCGCGATTGGACCAGACCAGGCCGGGTCAGATGGGGCACGAACAGGTGCGACCCGGGCAGACGGGCGCGCAGAACCCGAGTAAGCCGGGCAACGCGAGTAAATGA